Proteins encoded in a region of the Aerosakkonema funiforme FACHB-1375 genome:
- a CDS encoding TldD/PmbA family protein — MTQAIAPITTTDLATLAIDRISRAGCEYGDVRFCTYRSQNLNARDRSLANLSDNVSSGFGVRVLLDGAWGFAASHDRTPAEVERIVDLAIEIAKASRLTQQTKVRLVPVQAYRDSYITPIEIDPFSISISEKAELLLHINDRLLEFGSKGIKKAFSFLRFRREEKTFASTDGSLIEQTIYRSYPGFGCTAIANGDAQSRNYERPPLNKGYEYIDTQDLLNQLDRVAEEAIEKVHAPKAPSGISTTLILKPTNVWLTIHESVGHPTELDRVYGYEANFAGTSFATTEKLGKLQYAAPWVNFKCDRTQPGGRSTVGYDDEGVPAQDWYVVKDGILVDYLTDRETAYRLGRGSSNGCAFADSWSSVPMVRIPNLGLEPGADGGSHTATLEQMIADTEEGILIDGIGSFSIDQQRRNFQFGGDAFWKVEKGKVVGMLKDVTYHSMTTDFWNSVDAVGPASERQQCGTNMCGKGEPMQVAEMTHACVPVRVRNIHIGGIS, encoded by the coding sequence ATGACACAGGCGATCGCTCCCATTACCACCACTGACCTTGCTACACTAGCTATTGACAGGATTTCCCGTGCTGGTTGCGAGTACGGGGATGTGCGCTTCTGCACCTATCGTTCGCAGAACCTCAACGCACGCGATCGCTCTTTGGCAAACCTCTCCGATAATGTGAGTTCCGGATTTGGAGTGCGCGTACTCCTGGATGGTGCGTGGGGTTTCGCCGCCAGCCACGATCGAACTCCAGCGGAAGTGGAAAGAATAGTCGATCTGGCGATCGAAATTGCCAAAGCCAGTCGCCTCACTCAACAAACAAAAGTGCGGTTAGTACCCGTGCAAGCTTACCGGGATAGCTACATTACTCCGATCGAAATCGATCCTTTTTCCATATCGATTAGCGAGAAAGCAGAACTTTTGTTGCACATCAACGATCGACTGCTTGAGTTTGGCAGCAAAGGTATTAAAAAAGCATTTTCCTTCCTCCGATTTAGACGGGAAGAGAAAACCTTTGCTTCCACAGATGGTTCTTTAATCGAACAAACAATTTATCGCAGCTATCCGGGATTCGGTTGCACTGCTATTGCCAACGGCGATGCCCAAAGTCGCAATTACGAACGTCCGCCTTTAAATAAAGGATACGAATATATCGATACCCAAGATTTGCTAAACCAATTAGATCGGGTTGCAGAAGAAGCGATCGAAAAAGTCCACGCACCAAAAGCCCCATCTGGCATTAGTACAACGCTGATTCTCAAACCGACTAATGTTTGGTTAACCATTCACGAATCTGTCGGACATCCTACCGAACTAGACCGAGTTTACGGTTACGAAGCTAACTTTGCCGGCACCAGTTTTGCGACTACCGAGAAATTGGGCAAATTGCAATATGCTGCACCTTGGGTGAATTTTAAATGCGATCGCACCCAACCGGGTGGAAGGAGTACAGTCGGTTACGATGATGAAGGCGTTCCCGCCCAAGATTGGTACGTTGTCAAAGATGGCATTTTAGTAGATTATCTCACCGATCGCGAAACAGCTTATCGCCTCGGTCGTGGCAGCAGCAACGGTTGCGCCTTCGCCGATAGTTGGTCTAGCGTTCCGATGGTGCGTATTCCCAATTTAGGATTAGAACCGGGTGCAGATGGCGGTTCTCATACTGCTACTTTAGAACAGATGATTGCCGATACCGAAGAAGGTATTTTAATTGATGGAATTGGCAGTTTTTCGATCGACCAACAAAGACGCAATTTCCAATTCGGTGGCGATGCTTTTTGGAAAGTGGAAAAAGGCAAAGTAGTAGGGATGTTAAAAGATGTCACTTACCATTCGATGACTACTGATTTTTGGAATAGTGTCGATGCAGTTGGCCCTGCTTCCGAACGGCAACAATGCGGCACCAATATGTGCGGAAAAGGCGAACCGATGCAAGTAGCAGAAATGACCCATGCTTGCGTGCCCGTGCGCGTGCGAAATATTCACATTGGCGGAATATCGTGA
- a CDS encoding Uma2 family endonuclease: MPNPTIAIPQTFKVTHEQFQQIAAVNRDLRLEKTATGELIVMPPTGSETGKHNQDISGQLWLWNRQTKLGVVFDSSSGFQLPNGADRSPDASWVKLEKWDALTPTEKEGFAPICPDFVVELRSKSDNMEPLREKMREYIANGATLGWLVDRKNRKVEIYRQGREVEILDNPTSLSGEDLLPGFVLDLTDVW; this comes from the coding sequence ATGCCAAACCCCACCATCGCCATTCCCCAAACCTTCAAAGTAACTCACGAACAATTCCAACAAATTGCTGCCGTCAACCGTGACTTAAGGCTAGAGAAAACAGCGACAGGAGAATTAATAGTTATGCCCCCCACTGGAAGCGAGACAGGCAAGCATAACCAAGATATTTCGGGACAGCTTTGGCTGTGGAACCGCCAAACCAAACTAGGGGTAGTATTTGACTCTTCTAGTGGGTTTCAATTGCCCAACGGCGCAGATCGATCGCCTGATGCCTCTTGGGTTAAATTAGAAAAATGGGATGCTCTTACACCTACAGAAAAAGAAGGTTTCGCTCCCATCTGTCCGGATTTTGTGGTGGAATTGCGTTCCAAGTCTGACAATATGGAACCATTGCGGGAGAAAATGCGGGAATATATCGCAAATGGTGCTACTTTGGGATGGTTAGTCGATCGGAAAAATCGGAAAGTAGAGATATACAGGCAAGGAAGAGAAGTAGAAATATTAGATAATCCTACCTCTTTATCTGGGGAAGATCTGCTACCGGGATTTGTCTTGGATCTGACTGATGTT